CCGACCGCCCTCGCCGTGGATCAGGCAGGCGTCGATGTGATCCTGGTGGGGGACTCTCTGGGCATGGTGGTCCTCGGTTACCCCAACACGCTCCCGGTGACGATGGAGGAAATGCTCCATCATGCGAAAGCCGTCGCCCGGGCGAACCCTTCCGCGCTGCTGGTGGGGGATCTCCCTTTCATGGCCTACCAGGCGGATATCGCGGAGGCTGTTCGGAACGCCGGCCGGTTTCTGAAGGAGGCCGGCATGGATGCCGTCAAACTGGAGGGGGGTCAGGAGATGGTTCCCACCATCGAGGCCATCATGCGCGCGGGGATCCCGGTGATGGGCCATATCGGCCTTACCCCCCAATCTCTGCATAGGCTGGGCGGCTACCGCCTCCAGGGGCGCACGGCCGCCGATGCCCGACGCCTGCTGGAGGACGCCCTGGCCCTCGAAGCCGCCGGTTGCTTCGCTATTGTCTTGGAGATGATCCCCGAGCCGGTGGCCGCGGCCATCACCCAGCGCCTGCGCATCCCCACCATCGGCATCGGGGCGGGGGCCGGCTGCGATGGGCAGGTGCTGGTCCTCCACGATCTCCTGGGCCTTTTCGACCGCTTCACGCCGCGGTTCGTGAAGAAGTATGCCGATCTCCACAGCGAGATCGTGCGCGCCGTTCAGGCCTATTGCGAGGACGTGCGCGGTCGTCGTTTCCCCGCCCCGGAACATGCCTTTTCTATGGATCCGGAGGAGCTGGCGGCCTTCCAGGCGATGCTGGAGGCCTTCCCGGCCCCCACACCGATGGAGGAACCCCGATGATGCGGATCGCTCTGCTGGGCACCGGGGCCATGGGGACCCTCTTTGGGGTTCGCCTGGCCCCCATCGCGGAGGTCTGGATGCTGGGCACATGGGCGGAGGCCCTGCAGGCTGCGCGGAGGCATGGCCTG
This genomic interval from Thermoflexus sp. contains the following:
- the panB gene encoding 3-methyl-2-oxobutanoate hydroxymethyltransferase, with translation MARKKVTIHTLQARKAAREPITMITAYDYPTALAVDQAGVDVILVGDSLGMVVLGYPNTLPVTMEEMLHHAKAVARANPSALLVGDLPFMAYQADIAEAVRNAGRFLKEAGMDAVKLEGGQEMVPTIEAIMRAGIPVMGHIGLTPQSLHRLGGYRLQGRTAADARRLLEDALALEAAGCFAIVLEMIPEPVAAAITQRLRIPTIGIGAGAGCDGQVLVLHDLLGLFDRFTPRFVKKYADLHSEIVRAVQAYCEDVRGRRFPAPEHAFSMDPEELAAFQAMLEAFPAPTPMEEPR